TCTGGCTATCTTCTTACCCGCCGCTTGCGCGGCCTCTGGAGCGTGACCCACATCATGACGACGTCATAAATGCCCACAGAGAATCGGAGAGCACCGCTTGGGACGGAAGTTTTGGAGTGACGCGTCACCGGTTTCTGGCCAAAGCTGCGACACGTCGCAGCACTCCAAAAACGCCACGAACTTTTGTCACGTTGCTTAGCTCATGAAACATGCCAATGACGCGAAAGAATTTCGACTTCAGCGTTCGTGACGAGCATCAGCTCATGGACGAATGCTTACGAAAATAGCTCCGAAACGGCAGACCGAAGACCGGACGATGTCCGTTTCCTGTCCCCCGCGCCCGGCGTCACTGCGGCTGCGGTGCCCGCACCGTCAGCACCGGACACGTGGCCAATCGCACGACCTTCTCAGCAACCGAGCCAAAGACCAGATGCCGCCAGCCGGTCAACCCGTGTGTGGCGATCACAATCACATCCATCTGCTCCTCACTGGCTACGCGCACAATCTCAGTGGCAGCATCGCCATGACTGATGATCCGACGCACCTGCATCCCGGCGGGAATGCGTTGCTGAAATAATTCCTGGAAGCGATGCTCGACATCAGCGCGCGCGGATGTCTCATACTCGGCCACGTGGAACGTCACAGCGGCTTCACCAAGGGCGGGAGAGATCGGTATGACGTGTATGATGGACAACTCAGCGCCGAAATGTTGCGCCAATTGAAGTGCCCACTTCAGGCCTTCATAAGACGGCTCGCTGAAATCCGTGGGACAGAGAATCTTTTTGAACGGAAACATACCGCTACCTCCTTTCCGGCTCGTAGAATTTTTCCACTGTGTGCAATGAGCCGAACAATGATCGGTG
This genomic interval from Blastocatellia bacterium contains the following:
- a CDS encoding universal stress protein yields the protein MFPFKKILCPTDFSEPSYEGLKWALQLAQHFGAELSIIHVIPISPALGEAAVTFHVAEYETSARADVEHRFQELFQQRIPAGMQVRRIISHGDAATEIVRVASEEQMDVIVIATHGLTGWRHLVFGSVAEKVVRLATCPVLTVRAPQPQ